Proteins encoded together in one Bactrocera neohumeralis isolate Rockhampton chromosome 4, APGP_CSIRO_Bneo_wtdbg2-racon-allhic-juicebox.fasta_v2, whole genome shotgun sequence window:
- the LOC126756687 gene encoding GPI mannosyltransferase 2, with translation MTEKITKLALASRVIILVLQLLANHLMPDHKSDVFRTPIAQQTQQYVGALENNEFNSQNATENSWLDRTVQFCLGGLRHWDGEYFLHIAEYSYSYENTLAFYPLFPLVVRAGANALYALNMGVSLRSWCLVVAVLVNVFCFCKAANALYALTQRIFKDPNKSWNAALLFCFNPASIFFTAAYSEALFCWLSLHLMLECVSEFRFARTTVTLALSIVSRSNGLLNAGYPIYFMLRHTILKSYHRCFAAVKLTLCLIGALTPLTFFYFYAFKQYCVPQHTVAHSEAVLNYAREKNYILAGHRMPQNSPWCDNTFPFPYSYIQSHYWNVGFLRYYEFKQLPNFMLALPVLAFLLYHCFTYFRNFMRILLPHYPIMQLLKEYKSLPFVLHALILTLFCTFFVHIQISTRLLCSATPCLYWFAADQLPKTFDLIKLRSKAGSILVWFTSYYLIGTALFCNNLPWT, from the coding sequence ATGACTGAGAAAATAACGAAATTAGCGCTAGCTAGTCGAGTGATTATATTGGTGTTACAGCTACTTGCAAACCACCTGATGCCTGATCACAAATCAGATGTATTTCGAACACCGATTGCACAACAAACTCAACAATATGTAGGAGCACTCGAAAACAACGAATTTAACTCCCAAAATGCCACCGAAAATTCTTGGCTTGATCGCACAGTACAATTTTGCCTAGGCGGCCTACGTCACTGGGATGGCGAATATTTTCTACACATTGCAGAATATTCTTATTCCTACGAGAATACACTCGCTTTCTACCCACTATTTCCGTTAGTGGTACGTGCAGGCGCAAATGCTTTGTATGCACTCAATATGGGCGTGTCATTGCGCAGCTGGTGTTTGGTAGTGGCCGTATTGGTCAATGTATTTTGCTTCTGCAAAGCAGCTAATGCACTATATGCACTCACACAGCGTATTTTTAAGGACccaaataaaagttggaatgcGGCGTTATTGTTTTGCTTCAATCCAGCATCGATATTCTTCACTGCCGCCTACTCGGAAGCGCTTTTCTGTTGGTTATCGCTACACTTGATGTTGGAATGCGTTTCCGAATTTCGATTTGCGCGTACCACAGTAACACTGGCACTCTCTATTGTGAGCCGTTCAAATGGTCTACTCAATGCGGGCTATCCTATATATTTTATGCTGCGGCACACCATACTCAAGTCATATCATCGCTGTTTTGCTGCTGTTAAGTTAACACTTTGTCTGATTGGTGCACTAACGCCGCTCACATTCTTCTACTTTTACGCATTCAAACAGTACTGTGTACCACAACATACAGTAGCGCATTCAGAAGCTGTGCTGAACTATGCGCGagagaaaaattacatattaGCTGGTCATCGAATGCCGCAAAATTCACCGTGGTGTGATAATACTTTTCCATTTCCGTATTCCTACATACAATCACACTATTGGAATGTCGGTTTTCTACGTTACTACGAGTTCAAACAGTTACCGAACTTCATGTTAGCTTTGCCTGTGCTCGCGTTCTTGCTGTATCATTGCTTTACgtattttagaaatttcatgCGTATCCTACTGCCGCATTATCCCATCATGCAGctattaaaagaatataaatcGTTGCCTTTTGTACTGCATGCATTGATACTTACActgttttgtactttttttgtgCACATACAAATATCAACAAGGTTATTGTGCTCGGCTACGCCATGTCTTTATTGGTTTGCTGCCGATCAGCTGCCCAAGACATTTGATCTAATCAAATTGC
- the LOC126756686 gene encoding probable phenylalanine--tRNA ligase, mitochondrial, producing MLIIRQWRQLNGATPSTSRNWLCLQTGEQYTRAKQCRQHRQMATSVGAADAKASIEIDGKMYPTDDWTNVTPKILSYLGVNKHLQRNHPLSIIRQRIINYFYACYRNSRGNPLFSVYDKLSPIVTVEQNFDNLLFPADHVSRNKSDCYYINQNQILRAHTTAHQADLIACGLDNFLVTGEVYRRDEIDCTHYPVFHQLDAVRLVTKDTLFGRNLDLEIFENDWQFKLKDAPKPETSSKCLDQTKQMCHTLEAVKLMEHEMKDVLVGLARDLFGAQLEYRWVDTYFPFTQPSWELEVLYNDKWLEVLGCGIMRHEILQRSGAHNNIGYAFGLGLERLAMVLFDIPDIRLFWSNDSGFLKQFNEDNLHKLPKYKPISVYPQCSNDLSFWLPLGVDVDAGFACNDFYDLVRSVAGDVVEQISLVDRFKNRKTNKSSVCFRIVYRHMERTLTQAEVNEIHKSIADGCVETFKAEIR from the exons atgTTAATTATACGCCAATGGCGTCAGCTAAATGGAGCAACTCCATCAACGTCCAGGAATTGGTTATGTCTACAAACCGGTGAACAATACACAAGAGCTAAACAATGCAGACAACACCGGCAAATGGCCACCAGTGTCGGTGCCGCAGATGCTAAGGCCAGTATAGAAATCGATGGAAAAATGTATCCAACAGACGATTGGACAAATGTCACGCCAAAAATATTATCCTATTTGGGTGTAAACAAACATTTGCAGCGCAACCATCCGCTTTCAATTATACGTCAACgcattattaattatttctacGCCTGCTACAGAAACTCACGCGGTAATCCATTATTTTCGGTTTATGATAAGTTAAGTCCTATTGTGACAGTGGAGCAAAACTTTGATAATTTACTATTTCCCGCCGATCATGTAAGTCGTAATAAGTCAGATTGCTATTACATtaaccaaaatcaaatattgcGTGCCCACACCACCGCACATCAAGCAGACCTAATTGCTTGCGGTCTAGATAATTTTCTGGTAACTGGTGAAGTGTACCGACGTGATGAAATTGACTGCACCCATTATCCTGTGTTCCACCAATTAGATGCAGTGCGATTGGTTACGAAGGACACACTTTTTGGTCGTAATCtagatttggaaatttttgaaaatgattgGCAATTCAAATTAAAAGATGCTCCAAAGCCTGAAACATCTTCAAAATGCTTGGATCAAACGAAACAAATGTGCCATACACTTGAAGCAGTTAAATTGATGGAACACGAAATGAAGGATGTGCTGGTGGGGCTAGCACGCGATTTGTTTGGTGCACAATTGGAATATCGCTGGGTGGACACATATTTTCCCTTTACACAACCTTCCTGGGAGTTGGAAGTACTTTATAATGATAAATGGCTAGAGGTACTTGGATGTGGTATTATGCGTCACGAGATTCTTCAAAGATCAGGCGCTCACAATAATATAGGCTATGCTTTCGGTTTGGGTTTAGAGCGTTTGGCAATGGTGCTCTTCGATATACCTGATATAAGGCTATTTTGGTCAAATGATAGTGGATTTCTTAAACAATTCAATGAAGACAATTTGCATAAACTACCTAAATACAAACCCATCTCCGTTTACCCGCAGTGCAGCAATGATCTTTCATTCTGGTTGCCTCTAGGCGTAGATGTGGATGCTGGTTTTGCTTGTAATGATTTTTACGATCTTGTGCGTTCAGTGGCCGGTGATGTGGTGGAACAA ATTAGCTTGGTAGATCGCTTTAAGAATCgtaaaacaaacaaatctaGCGTATGTTTCCGTATAGTCTACAGGCATATGGAGCGCACCTTGACGCAAGCAGAGGTCAATGAGATACACAAAAGCATAGCTGATGGTTGTGTGGAAACCTTTAAAGCAGAAATTCGATGA